The DNA sequence GCGGAGCACATCGCCACGCACCGCCTGGTCGATCGCCACCGTCTGCACCTGGGGCGGCACTGCCCCGGGACGCGCGAACAGGCGCAAGCCCCAGAACACGAGACTTCCCGCGAGAGCGGCCCACACCAACCATGCTGTCCAACGTGCTGCCATGGGGGCGGATTATGATCGACGGCCCCGCTGCTCTCAGTGCACTTCGGATCCTCCATTCATGAAATCCTTGCGACACGCCGCCCAGCGCGGCTTCACCCTGATCGAGCTGATGGTGGTGCTGGTGATCATCGGCGTGCTGGCGTCCCTGGTCGTGCCCAGCGTGCTCGACCGCGTCGACGAGGCCAAGGTCACCGCCGCCCGCACCGACGTCAACAGCCTGATGGAAGCCATGAAGCGCTACCGGCTCGACAACCAGCGCTATCCGACCAGCGAGCAGGGCCTGCAGGCACTCGTCGCCAAGCCGACCACCGGCCCGATCCCGCCGAACTGGAAGCCGACGCTGGACAAGCTGCCCAACGACCCCTGGGGCCGCCCGTACCAGTTCGCCAACCCCGGCGTGAAGGGACCGATCGACGTGTTCAGCTACGGCGCGGACGGACAGGCCGGCGGCGAGGGCAAGGACGAGGACATCGGCTCCTGGCAGTGACGCCGTGACCCGTGCACGCGGATTCACCCTGCTGGAGCTGATGGTGGTGGTGGCGATCATCGCGCTGGCCAGCTCGATCGTCACCCTGGCATTGCCGGACCCGGCCAGCACCCGGCTGGAGCGCGAGGCGACCCGGCTGGTGGCCATCCTCGAAACCGCGCGGGTGCAGGCCCGCTCGCTGGGTGCCCCGGTGCGCTGGGTGCCCGGCCGCCCGCGCCAGACCGCCAACGACAGCCCGGACCAGCCTGGCCCCGACTTCCACTTCACCGGCCTGCCGGAGAACAGCGGCCTGCCCGAGCGCTGGTCCGACGCCGACCTGGCGGGCAGGATCGGCGTGGTGCTGGCGCCGGGCCAGTCCGGCCTGCTGCTCGGCCCCGAGCCCGTGATCCCGCCGCAGACGCTGACCCTGCAGCTCGACGACCAGCGTCTGAGCCTGTCCACCGATGGCCTGAGCGCCTTTGCCGTGATCGCCGATGCACCCGCGCCGCAGTGAGCCGGGCCAGCGGGGGCTGACGCTGATCGAGGTGCTGGTGGCACTGGCGATCGTCGCGATCACGCTGGCCGCCGGCATCAAGGCCGCGGGCGCCCTCACCGGCAACACCCAGCGGCTGGCCGACACGCTGGCC is a window from the Sphaerotilus montanus genome containing:
- the gspG gene encoding type II secretion system major pseudopilin GspG; its protein translation is MKSLRHAAQRGFTLIELMVVLVIIGVLASLVVPSVLDRVDEAKVTAARTDVNSLMEAMKRYRLDNQRYPTSEQGLQALVAKPTTGPIPPNWKPTLDKLPNDPWGRPYQFANPGVKGPIDVFSYGADGQAGGEGKDEDIGSWQ
- a CDS encoding pilus assembly FimT family protein yields the protein MTRARGFTLLELMVVVAIIALASSIVTLALPDPASTRLEREATRLVAILETARVQARSLGAPVRWVPGRPRQTANDSPDQPGPDFHFTGLPENSGLPERWSDADLAGRIGVVLAPGQSGLLLGPEPVIPPQTLTLQLDDQRLSLSTDGLSAFAVIADAPAPQ